In a genomic window of Gloeocapsopsis dulcis:
- a CDS encoding response regulator codes for MQYSCNYRILVVDDLVDNLFLLQTFLEAEGFEVETADSGSQALSQISTKLPDLVLLDVMLPDISGYEVTRQIRQNHNLPFIPILLVTAHDQTNAKLGLDAGANDFIRKPIDFEELLTRISVFLQLKTHGG; via the coding sequence GTGCAATATTCTTGCAACTACCGCATTTTAGTTGTAGATGATCTAGTAGATAATCTGTTTTTACTACAAACTTTTTTAGAAGCAGAGGGCTTTGAGGTTGAGACTGCTGATAGTGGTAGCCAAGCCCTCAGCCAAATATCAACTAAGCTACCCGACTTAGTTCTACTAGACGTGATGCTACCAGACATTAGTGGCTATGAAGTCACTCGGCAAATTCGTCAGAATCACAACTTGCCTTTTATTCCTATCCTGTTGGTTACAGCTCACGATCAAACTAATGCAAAACTAGGATTGGACGCAGGAGCAAATGATTTCATCCGTAAACCTATCGATTTTGAGGAGTTACTGACAAGAATCTCAGTATTTTTGCAGCTAAAGACGCATGGCGGCTAA
- a CDS encoding chromosome segregation ATPase yields MREQGIPEDWSVVNASSQEDASQSLTPVAGIGSTDVGHTAKKGGNTSAPQPKPPKRLNPKHKVRLWSKNWVFWMGLGSLVTSGVGIVALAMLLKSPASPNCPAIFWPLASASVRLHCAQVAANKQTAQDLLQAIALVEALPDDHPLRPEINRLLEQWSLDILALAEQDFQAGRLEQAIATARKISRNVPAYQNVDSKIANWQSIWSEAEAIYAEVEDRLRAREWHQAFMGTVRLLNVGNEYWATAKYTELNQKIEIAREDASKLAKAESLAKRGGADNLVEAIKIATSIGVNSYIYQEARNLIPDLGRQMMELAQAALARRDADEAINIANRIPASTGLRAEAQDFTTLASARASAWMGQISDIETAIATAQKIATDRPLYNEAQELIAQWQLEIEAVARLDRARQLAQGGTIGDFAAAITEAQLISDSNPRAAEARREINRWRGQVETIEDRPYLNRAEDLAAGGDIASLQAAINEASQISSGRALYSEARSRIRTWTNTIQRTQDQPILDEARFLARNGNLPAAIATAQRIALGRALSGEAQAAVNDWQGQIRARQNWQEARRTALQGTPEALAQAIRLANRVPQTSPLRADVNPAIAQWSQQMFNLALNRGQYDIPGGIAIARRIPPGTDAYRAAQQQITAWEKFLNPEPVVVPTILTPTPASTPQQ; encoded by the coding sequence ATGAGAGAGCAAGGTATTCCAGAAGATTGGTCTGTTGTCAATGCTTCTAGCCAAGAAGATGCCAGCCAATCTTTAACTCCCGTTGCAGGAATTGGTTCTACTGACGTAGGACACACAGCTAAAAAGGGCGGCAACACTTCAGCACCGCAGCCAAAGCCCCCAAAGAGATTAAATCCAAAGCACAAGGTAAGACTTTGGTCGAAAAATTGGGTTTTCTGGATGGGATTAGGAAGCTTGGTGACAAGTGGAGTTGGGATTGTCGCGCTGGCAATGCTACTAAAGTCACCAGCATCACCCAACTGCCCAGCTATTTTTTGGCCTCTAGCTTCAGCCTCCGTGCGACTACATTGCGCGCAAGTAGCAGCAAACAAGCAGACAGCGCAAGACTTACTGCAAGCGATCGCCCTAGTTGAAGCACTACCAGACGACCACCCACTTCGTCCAGAAATCAATCGTTTACTAGAACAATGGTCGCTTGATATTTTGGCTTTAGCTGAGCAAGACTTTCAAGCAGGAAGATTAGAACAAGCGATCGCTACGGCACGAAAAATTTCCAGAAATGTACCTGCCTATCAAAATGTAGACAGTAAAATTGCCAATTGGCAATCAATTTGGTCAGAAGCAGAAGCAATATATGCCGAAGTCGAAGATCGCTTACGGGCGCGTGAGTGGCATCAAGCATTTATGGGAACGGTACGGTTACTGAATGTTGGTAACGAATATTGGGCAACAGCTAAGTACACAGAACTCAACCAAAAAATTGAAATTGCCCGCGAAGATGCCAGCAAGTTGGCAAAAGCGGAAAGCTTGGCAAAAAGAGGCGGTGCAGACAACTTAGTAGAAGCAATCAAAATTGCCACATCAATTGGAGTCAATAGCTATATTTACCAAGAAGCGCGAAATCTAATTCCTGATTTGGGACGGCAAATGATGGAACTTGCGCAAGCAGCCTTGGCAAGACGCGATGCTGATGAAGCGATCAATATTGCCAATCGTATTCCAGCAAGTACAGGCTTGCGCGCGGAGGCTCAAGATTTTACAACCTTAGCATCGGCGCGGGCTAGTGCTTGGATGGGGCAAATCTCAGATATTGAAACAGCGATCGCCACCGCACAGAAAATTGCTACCGACAGACCACTATATAATGAGGCACAAGAGTTAATTGCCCAGTGGCAACTGGAAATCGAAGCAGTAGCGCGTTTAGATCGTGCCCGACAACTCGCTCAAGGCGGTACTATTGGAGATTTTGCCGCAGCAATTACCGAAGCCCAATTAATTTCTGATAGCAATCCCCGTGCTGCCGAAGCACGAAGAGAAATTAATCGCTGGCGGGGACAAGTTGAAACTATCGAGGATAGACCATATCTTAACCGTGCAGAAGATTTAGCTGCTGGAGGAGATATTGCTTCTTTGCAAGCCGCAATTAATGAGGCAAGTCAAATAAGTAGTGGACGTGCTTTATATAGCGAAGCGCGTAGTAGAATCCGGACTTGGACAAACACAATTCAGCGAACTCAAGATCAGCCGATTCTGGATGAGGCAAGATTTCTTGCCAGGAATGGTAATCTTCCGGCGGCGATCGCAACCGCACAAAGAATAGCATTAGGAAGAGCACTTTCAGGAGAAGCCCAAGCCGCAGTTAATGACTGGCAAGGACAAATTCGTGCCAGACAAAACTGGCAAGAAGCACGTCGGACAGCACTTCAAGGTACACCAGAAGCATTAGCACAGGCGATTCGACTTGCAAACCGAGTGCCGCAAACTAGCCCACTACGTGCCGATGTTAATCCTGCGATCGCTCAATGGAGTCAACAGATGTTTAATCTTGCCTTAAATCGAGGTCAGTATGATATTCCTGGTGGAATTGCGATCGCCAGAAGAATTCCTCCTGGGACAGATGCTTATCGAGCAGCCCAGCAGCAAATTACTGCTTGGGAGAAATTTTTGAATCCCGAACCTGTCGTAGTGCCAACAATACTAACCCCAACACCAGCGTCTACTCCGCAACAGTAA
- the psaB gene encoding photosystem I core protein PsaB has translation MATKFPKFSQDLAQDPTTRRLWYGIAMGNDFESHDGMTEEKLYQRIFATHFGHVAIIFLWTSSLLFHVAWQGNFEQWIKDPLNVRPIAHAIWDPHFGKAAVDAFTQGGASYPVNIAYSGVYHWWYTIGMRTNNDLYSGAVFLLLLAALFLFAGWLHLQPKYSPSLTWFKSAEPRLNHHLAGLFGVSSLAWTGHLVHVAIPESRGQHVGWDNFLTTLPHPEGLRPFFTGNWGVYAANPDTANHVFGTTQGAGSAILTFLGGFHPQTQSLWLTDMAHHHLAIAVIFIIAGHQYRTNFGIGHSIKEMLNAKNFFGVKTEGQFNLPHQGLYDTYNNSLHFQLSIHLAALGTALSLVAQHMYAMPPYAFIGQDFTTQAALYTHHQYIAGFFMIGAFAHAAIFWIRDYDAEQNKGNVLDRVLQHKEAIISHLSWVSLFLGFHTLGLYVHNDVVVAFGTPEKQILIEPVFAQFVQASHGKVLYGLDTLLSNPDSIASTAGGPWLPGWLDAINNTTNSLFLTIGPGDFLVHHAIALGLHTTVLICVKGALDARGSKLFPDKKDFGFTFPCDGPGRGGTCQTSAWEQSFFLATFWMLNLLGWTTFYWHWKHLGIWQGNVAQFNESSTYLMGWLRDYLWLYSAQLINGYNPYGMNNLSVWAWMFLFGHLVWATGFMFLISWRGYWQELIETLVWAHERTPLANLVRWKDKPVSLSIVQGWLTGLAHFTVGYVLTYAAFLIASTAGKFG, from the coding sequence ATGGCAACAAAATTTCCAAAATTTAGCCAGGATCTCGCACAAGACCCAACAACACGTCGCCTGTGGTATGGGATTGCCATGGGCAACGATTTTGAAAGCCATGATGGAATGACCGAAGAGAAGCTCTATCAAAGGATCTTCGCGACTCACTTCGGTCATGTGGCAATCATTTTTCTGTGGACATCGAGCTTGCTGTTCCACGTAGCCTGGCAAGGTAACTTTGAACAATGGATAAAAGATCCATTAAATGTCCGTCCCATTGCCCATGCAATCTGGGACCCTCATTTTGGTAAAGCCGCAGTCGATGCGTTTACTCAAGGAGGTGCTAGCTACCCAGTCAATATTGCTTACTCGGGAGTGTATCACTGGTGGTACACGATCGGGATGCGGACAAATAACGACCTCTATAGCGGTGCAGTATTTTTGTTATTGCTAGCGGCGTTATTCTTATTTGCAGGTTGGCTGCATCTTCAACCCAAATATAGTCCGAGCTTGACTTGGTTTAAGAGTGCTGAGCCGCGACTAAACCACCACTTAGCAGGGTTGTTTGGCGTCAGTTCGCTAGCATGGACAGGTCACTTAGTTCACGTAGCGATACCCGAATCGCGCGGACAGCACGTCGGTTGGGATAACTTCTTAACAACGCTGCCGCATCCAGAAGGATTAAGACCATTCTTTACAGGTAACTGGGGCGTTTACGCCGCCAACCCCGACACAGCCAACCATGTCTTCGGGACAACACAAGGAGCAGGAAGTGCAATTCTGACGTTCTTAGGTGGCTTCCATCCACAAACGCAGTCGTTGTGGTTGACAGATATGGCGCATCACCATTTGGCGATCGCCGTGATCTTCATCATCGCCGGTCACCAGTACCGGACAAACTTCGGAATTGGTCACAGCATCAAAGAAATGCTCAACGCTAAGAACTTCTTTGGCGTCAAAACCGAAGGTCAATTCAACCTGCCACACCAAGGGTTGTACGACACCTACAACAACTCGCTGCACTTCCAGTTATCGATCCACCTGGCAGCACTTGGTACTGCACTGTCGCTAGTGGCGCAGCATATGTATGCCATGCCACCGTATGCGTTCATCGGGCAAGACTTTACGACCCAAGCCGCGCTGTATACTCACCACCAGTATATTGCTGGATTCTTTATGATCGGCGCGTTTGCTCACGCCGCGATCTTCTGGATACGCGACTACGACGCGGAGCAAAATAAAGGTAACGTGCTCGATCGCGTGTTGCAACACAAAGAAGCGATCATCTCACACTTAAGCTGGGTATCGCTGTTCTTAGGCTTCCACACCCTAGGACTGTACGTGCACAACGACGTAGTAGTTGCCTTCGGGACACCGGAAAAGCAAATCCTGATTGAACCAGTGTTCGCCCAGTTTGTTCAGGCTTCGCATGGTAAAGTGCTCTACGGCTTAGACACGCTACTGTCGAATCCCGATAGTATTGCCTCTACTGCGGGTGGACCATGGCTACCAGGTTGGTTAGATGCAATTAATAACACAACCAACTCCTTATTCTTGACAATTGGTCCGGGTGATTTCTTGGTACACCATGCGATCGCGCTTGGTCTACATACGACTGTTTTAATTTGTGTCAAGGGTGCCTTAGATGCCCGTGGGAGCAAGCTGTTTCCCGATAAAAAGGACTTTGGTTTCACCTTCCCCTGCGATGGTCCTGGTCGTGGTGGTACTTGCCAAACTTCAGCTTGGGAGCAATCCTTCTTCCTGGCTACTTTCTGGATGCTGAACCTGCTGGGTTGGACTACCTTCTACTGGCACTGGAAACATCTTGGTATTTGGCAAGGTAATGTCGCACAGTTCAACGAGTCTTCGACTTACCTGATGGGTTGGCTACGTGACTACCTCTGGCTGTACTCAGCACAGCTAATCAACGGGTACAACCCCTATGGGATGAATAACCTGTCCGTCTGGGCTTGGATGTTCTTATTTGGACACCTGGTTTGGGCAACCGGCTTCATGTTCTTAATCTCATGGCGAGGCTATTGGCAAGAGTTAATTGAAACTCTCGTCTGGGCGCACGAACGTACCCCACTAGCTAACCTAGTTCGCTGGAAGGATAAGCCAGTTTCGCTATCGATCGTTCAAGGTTGGTTGACTGGTTTAGCTCACTTTACCGTTGGCTATGTTCTCACCTATGCTGCCTTCCTCATTGCCTCAACTGCTGGTAAATTTGGCTAA
- a CDS encoding helix-turn-helix domain-containing protein, with product MSNQIQSSIFEKLYIEESQLLTSFQREFLLKNRRSSLRPEYHRRIEIMLLADMGYSQAEICTALGCSQEMARYWIAMAKAGLAHKWDDRPIGRPRVIDAHHIARLQELVSHSPREYGYSFRCWTAEWLSKQLAKEFGVEVSDRHISRILQKLGLSLRQIRGRTETKSSSQSKASGIKISNLQSSAQANPLWTFNAVKPSK from the coding sequence ATGAGCAATCAAATTCAAAGTAGCATTTTTGAGAAACTATATATAGAAGAAAGCCAGCTCTTAACAAGTTTTCAAAGGGAGTTTTTATTAAAAAATAGGCGGAGTAGTCTACGCCCAGAATATCATCGTCGGATTGAAATCATGCTGCTAGCAGATATGGGTTACTCACAAGCAGAAATCTGTACAGCATTGGGATGTTCTCAAGAAATGGCGCGGTATTGGATTGCTATGGCAAAAGCAGGTTTAGCGCATAAGTGGGACGATCGCCCAATAGGTCGCCCTAGAGTAATTGATGCTCATCATATTGCTCGACTGCAAGAACTAGTAAGTCATAGTCCGCGAGAATATGGTTATTCATTTCGGTGCTGGACAGCGGAATGGTTGAGTAAACAACTTGCAAAAGAATTTGGAGTTGAAGTCAGCGATCGCCACATCAGTCGAATACTACAAAAATTAGGACTTTCTTTAAGACAAATTCGCGGACGAACGGAAACTAAGAGTTCTTCTCAATCTAAAGCATCGGGTATCAAGATTAGTAATTTGCAATCTTCTGCACAAGCGAATCCACTTTGGACTTTTAATGCAGTCAAGCCAAGTAAGTAA
- a CDS encoding glycosyltransferase, which translates to MTHFGIICPPYPGHLNPQAALGRELQSRGHRVTFLQIPDLELKVQSEGVNFYPLGEAIYKPGSMAQTFAQLGKLSAIKALRYSLDFCQQMVEVVCQDAPKAIAATGIEVLLVDQLEPVGETVAEYLNLPFICISCGQVIHRRADVPPFFTSWNYQNTHCAKSRNLLAYYFLDRSCQPVLQAINRYRLMWKLPEYRHIYASNAQLAHISQQPELFEFPIPDLPSHLHYVGPLRKASPTLVEFPYEKLTGQPMIYASLGSVQNTKQEVFNCIAAACGGLDVQLVIAHGGGMSEKAVRLLPGSPLAVEYAPQPDILAHASLTITHAGMNTTLDSLTYGVPVVAIPITFEQPGTGARIRSTGVGEVLSLHKLNISNLRSAINRMLTEKSYKQNACRIQQSIQISGGIKRAANIIEQVTQSQSSEVIEVV; encoded by the coding sequence ATGACTCACTTTGGCATTATTTGCCCGCCCTATCCTGGGCACTTGAATCCCCAAGCAGCGTTGGGACGAGAGCTTCAATCACGAGGTCATCGTGTTACCTTCCTGCAAATTCCAGATTTGGAATTGAAGGTGCAATCAGAGGGGGTAAACTTTTATCCCCTTGGTGAAGCCATCTATAAACCTGGCTCAATGGCTCAAACCTTTGCTCAACTGGGAAAGCTAAGCGCTATAAAGGCATTGCGTTATTCTCTTGACTTTTGCCAGCAAATGGTTGAGGTGGTTTGCCAAGATGCACCTAAAGCGATCGCTGCGACAGGAATAGAAGTCTTACTGGTAGATCAACTCGAACCCGTTGGTGAAACGGTAGCAGAATATCTCAATCTCCCGTTCATTTGCATTTCTTGTGGACAGGTCATTCACCGACGAGCCGATGTTCCTCCTTTTTTCACTTCCTGGAATTACCAGAATACTCATTGCGCAAAGAGCCGTAATCTCTTAGCTTATTACTTTTTAGATCGCAGTTGTCAACCAGTCTTACAAGCGATTAATCGCTATCGCTTGATGTGGAAGTTGCCTGAGTATCGCCACATTTATGCTTCCAATGCACAACTGGCGCATATAAGTCAACAGCCTGAGTTATTTGAGTTTCCTATTCCTGACCTGCCATCGCACCTGCATTATGTCGGTCCTTTGCGAAAGGCTTCACCAACATTGGTTGAGTTTCCCTATGAGAAGTTGACCGGACAACCTATGATTTATGCGTCTTTGGGAAGTGTACAAAATACCAAGCAGGAAGTGTTTAATTGCATTGCCGCTGCTTGCGGAGGGTTGGATGTACAACTGGTAATCGCGCATGGGGGCGGGATGAGTGAAAAAGCAGTGCGATTGCTTCCTGGTTCTCCCTTAGCCGTCGAGTATGCTCCGCAACCAGATATTCTAGCGCACGCTAGTCTGACGATAACTCATGCAGGGATGAATACAACATTGGATTCTCTCACCTACGGCGTACCTGTAGTAGCGATTCCTATTACGTTTGAGCAACCAGGAACTGGCGCGCGAATTCGTTCCACAGGAGTAGGAGAGGTGCTTTCCCTGCACAAACTCAATATTTCCAACCTGCGATCGGCAATTAACCGAATGTTGACGGAAAAATCTTACAAACAGAATGCCTGCAGAATTCAGCAGTCAATTCAAATTTCAGGCGGCATAAAACGGGCAGCAAATATTATTGAACAGGTTACTCAATCCCAATCTTCTGAGGTTATAGAAGTAGTCTAA
- a CDS encoding ABC transporter substrate-binding protein, with product MYKFAIRTSAVVATLTLLLSACGGANTGTNSTNTATNTASTSSSTAIPIGVALAQTSNVALLGQEQVAGAKIAEKYFNEQGGIDGTPIKLVFQDTGGDEAGTINAFQTLINNNRVVGIVGPTLSQQAFSADPIAERAKVPVLGPSNTAKGIPQIGDYIARVSAPITVVAPNSVQAALKSNPNIRRVAIFYAQNDAYSKSETEVFQQTVKEQGLELVTVQKFQTTDTDFQTQATNALNLKPDLVIISGLAADGGNLVRQLRELGYQGSIIGGNGLNTSNVFTVCQEFCDGVLIAQAYSPEHPGEINAAFRNAYTSQYKKEPPQFSAQAFTAVQVYVEALKALDSKTDISTLSLPQLRTELNKQILAGNYQTPLGDISFTPEGEVVQKEFYVAQIKMNNTGNSGQFAFLK from the coding sequence ATGTATAAATTTGCTATACGTACTTCTGCTGTAGTTGCTACATTAACTCTATTACTCTCTGCGTGTGGCGGAGCTAATACAGGTACAAATTCAACTAATACTGCCACAAATACAGCCTCAACTTCATCTTCTACTGCAATTCCTATTGGTGTTGCATTGGCACAAACTAGTAATGTTGCCTTACTTGGTCAAGAACAAGTTGCTGGAGCTAAAATTGCTGAAAAATATTTCAACGAACAAGGCGGTATTGATGGTACGCCAATTAAGCTAGTGTTTCAAGATACTGGTGGTGATGAAGCTGGAACAATCAACGCTTTCCAAACTTTAATTAATAATAATCGAGTTGTTGGTATTGTTGGTCCTACCTTATCACAACAAGCCTTTAGTGCTGATCCAATTGCAGAAAGAGCTAAAGTTCCAGTTCTAGGACCTTCAAATACTGCTAAGGGTATTCCTCAAATTGGTGACTATATTGCAAGAGTTTCTGCGCCAATAACAGTTGTTGCACCAAATTCAGTACAAGCAGCATTAAAGAGCAATCCTAATATTAGACGAGTTGCTATTTTCTATGCACAAAATGATGCTTATAGCAAGTCAGAAACTGAAGTTTTTCAACAAACAGTTAAGGAACAAGGACTTGAATTAGTCACTGTCCAAAAGTTTCAAACGACAGATACAGATTTTCAAACGCAAGCAACGAATGCATTAAACTTAAAACCTGATTTGGTGATTATCTCTGGATTAGCTGCTGATGGTGGAAACTTAGTTAGACAACTACGCGAACTTGGTTATCAAGGCTCAATTATTGGTGGGAACGGTTTAAATACATCAAATGTGTTTACGGTGTGTCAAGAATTTTGCGACGGTGTATTAATTGCCCAAGCTTACAGTCCTGAACATCCTGGGGAAATCAATGCGGCTTTTCGTAATGCTTATACTAGTCAATACAAAAAAGAACCACCTCAATTTAGCGCTCAAGCTTTTACAGCTGTGCAAGTTTATGTAGAAGCACTCAAAGCTTTAGATAGCAAAACTGACATTAGTACTTTATCCTTACCACAACTGCGGACAGAACTCAACAAACAAATATTAGCAGGAAATTACCAAACGCCCTTAGGTGACATTTCTTTTACTCCTGAAGGTGAGGTAGTGCAAAAAGAATTTTATGTTGCTCAAATCAAAATGAATAATACTGGTAACAGTGGTCAATTTGCCTTTCTAAAATGA
- the ubiG gene encoding bifunctional 2-polyprenyl-6-hydroxyphenol methylase/3-demethylubiquinol 3-O-methyltransferase UbiG, with protein MKKNNLEYYDLNSDKWWQECETLYLSAYLNNSRFEFFSNYVPSWKGIKVLDIGCGGGLACEFLAKQGANVIGIDLSLSSIEVAREHAKKSNLKIDYQAGAAEQLPYQENTFDIVLCFDVLEHVDDWQKVISEAHRVLQKNGLFLFDTINKTWQAKLVMIWLLEDILKQIPQGFHDWHKFIKPQAIHNVMKKHDFTDIVIKGFDLTGGTSFKTLKNLVFKGLNTHRESKAKLFEVQISDDTSIWYIGKAVKLI; from the coding sequence GTGAAAAAAAATAACTTAGAATACTACGATTTAAATTCAGATAAATGGTGGCAAGAATGTGAAACGCTATATTTATCTGCCTATCTTAATAACTCAAGATTTGAGTTTTTCTCGAACTACGTTCCTAGTTGGAAAGGAATCAAAGTTTTAGATATTGGTTGTGGAGGTGGGTTAGCTTGTGAATTTCTAGCCAAGCAAGGAGCCAATGTAATAGGAATTGATTTATCTCTAAGTTCAATTGAAGTAGCACGAGAACATGCTAAAAAAAGTAACTTAAAAATTGACTACCAAGCGGGAGCTGCTGAACAACTTCCCTACCAAGAAAATACATTTGATATTGTCTTATGTTTTGATGTTTTAGAACACGTTGATGATTGGCAAAAAGTTATCTCAGAAGCTCACAGAGTTTTGCAGAAAAACGGCTTATTTCTCTTTGATACAATTAATAAAACGTGGCAAGCTAAATTAGTAATGATTTGGCTCCTAGAGGACATTTTAAAGCAGATACCGCAGGGTTTTCATGATTGGCATAAGTTTATCAAACCCCAAGCAATACATAATGTCATGAAAAAACATGATTTTACAGATATTGTCATCAAAGGGTTTGATTTGACAGGCGGCACTAGCTTTAAAACACTAAAAAATCTTGTATTTAAAGGTCTAAACACTCACAGAGAAAGTAAAGCAAAATTATTTGAAGTTCAAATTAGTGATGATACTTCCATATGGTATATCGGTAAAGCAGTTAAACTAATTTGA
- the hslO gene encoding Hsp33 family molecular chaperone HslO: protein MADQLIRATAAEGGIRAVGVITTRLTEEARQRHQLSYVATAALGRTMSAGLLLASSMKRAESRVNIRIKGNGPLDGILVDAGLDGTVRGYVDNPSVELPPSRGKLDVGGAVGNDGYLYVVRDVGYGYPYTSTVELVSGEIGDDISHYLVTSEQTPSALVLGVFVGSEGVQAAGGILIQVLPKAARDEALIQTLESRVTALSGFTPLLQAGKTLPEIFEELLGDMGLEILPETQLVRFHCGCTFDRMLRALKMLGEAELQDMIEKDDGAEATCHFCGTVYQASSAELNQLIVDLQSEASAK from the coding sequence ATGGCGGATCAGTTAATTCGTGCCACAGCAGCTGAGGGGGGAATTCGTGCGGTAGGTGTGATTACCACTCGCCTCACAGAAGAAGCAAGACAACGGCATCAACTTTCGTATGTAGCCACAGCAGCTTTGGGTCGTACCATGTCAGCGGGACTTCTGCTGGCATCCAGTATGAAGCGTGCCGAATCACGAGTCAATATTCGGATCAAGGGCAATGGACCGTTAGATGGGATTCTTGTCGATGCTGGTTTAGATGGTACTGTACGCGGTTATGTGGATAATCCTAGTGTAGAGCTACCACCATCCCGAGGTAAATTAGATGTAGGTGGTGCTGTTGGTAATGACGGCTACTTATATGTTGTGCGTGATGTCGGCTATGGATATCCTTACACCAGTACAGTAGAACTAGTTTCAGGTGAAATTGGAGATGATATTTCTCACTACCTTGTTACTTCTGAACAGACCCCATCAGCATTGGTTTTGGGTGTATTTGTAGGAAGCGAGGGAGTACAAGCTGCAGGAGGAATACTCATACAGGTCTTACCAAAAGCAGCAAGAGACGAAGCACTTATTCAAACTTTAGAATCTCGGGTTACAGCCTTATCAGGGTTTACTCCTCTATTGCAAGCTGGAAAAACTTTACCCGAAATCTTTGAGGAATTGCTCGGAGACATGGGTTTGGAGATTTTACCAGAAACCCAGTTGGTACGTTTCCATTGTGGTTGTACCTTTGATCGAATGTTAAGAGCATTAAAAATGCTCGGCGAAGCTGAACTGCAAGACATGATTGAAAAAGATGATGGTGCTGAAGCAACTTGTCATTTCTGTGGAACGGTTTACCAAGCAAGCAGTGCTGAGTTGAACCAGCTTATTGTAGATTTGCAGTCTGAAGCCTCAGCTAAGTGA
- a CDS encoding SDR family NAD(P)-dependent oxidoreductase produces the protein MQLKPIDQQVVVVVGASSGIGRETALQFAKRKAKLVVAARSESGLQSLVEEIRQLGSEAIAVVADVTVFDQVKAIADRAVEAYGRLDTWVHTPATGVFANFGSPKDVRIGKTKLSSP, from the coding sequence ATGCAACTGAAGCCGATTGATCAACAAGTAGTTGTCGTCGTTGGGGCTTCCAGCGGGATTGGACGCGAGACAGCACTTCAATTTGCTAAGCGCAAAGCTAAACTTGTTGTCGCTGCGCGGAGTGAATCGGGACTGCAATCTTTAGTAGAAGAAATTCGGCAATTGGGAAGTGAGGCGATCGCTGTCGTTGCGGATGTGACAGTATTCGATCAAGTTAAAGCGATTGCCGATCGTGCTGTTGAAGCGTATGGACGACTTGATACGTGGGTGCATACTCCAGCTACTGGTGTGTTTGCAAATTTTGGTAGTCCTAAAGATGTAAGGATAGGAAAAACGAAGTTATCCTCGCCATAG
- a CDS encoding IS5 family transposase, with amino-acid sequence MVLSPQTRQFYRAKERAAKRYSSDLTDQEWEVIRPLLPSRSQGRGRKQQVDEREILNGIFYQLRNGCIWSDLPKDLPAWQTVYKYFRRWQRKGVWQQIHDQLRQSVRGAAGRNPHASAGCIDSQTVKTTEKRGGLRLRRWQISERTQALYPSGHVGTADLSTGNQCQLLRTKRGAFVVHEMAQADAQTLQLVWVDQGYQGENFARVIEQLCGAKVEVVRRSEAGFVVLPKRWVVERTFGWLNQNRRLSKDYELLPEVSEAMIQGAMIRLMLQRLGEQYEATSSFI; translated from the coding sequence ATGGTTCTCTCCCCGCAAACTCGCCAGTTTTATCGAGCTAAAGAACGTGCTGCCAAGCGCTATAGCAGTGATTTAACAGATCAAGAATGGGAAGTGATTCGCCCCCTGCTGCCCTCTCGTTCTCAAGGTCGAGGTCGCAAACAACAGGTCGATGAACGAGAGATCCTTAATGGTATCTTCTACCAACTTCGCAATGGTTGTATCTGGAGTGATTTGCCCAAAGACCTGCCTGCTTGGCAGACGGTGTACAAGTATTTTCGGCGTTGGCAACGCAAGGGGGTATGGCAGCAGATCCATGACCAACTACGGCAATCAGTCCGGGGTGCTGCTGGAAGAAATCCTCATGCTAGTGCAGGTTGTATCGACAGTCAAACCGTCAAAACGACGGAAAAAAGGGGAGGTCTACGGCTTCGACGGTGGCAAATTAGTGAAAGGACGCAAGCGCTTTATCCTAGTGGACACGTTGGGACTGCTGATCTCAGTACTGGTAATCAATGCCAATTGCTCAGAACAAAAAGGGGGGCGTTTGTCGTGCATGAAATGGCTCAAGCAGACGCACAGACACTGCAATTGGTCTGGGTGGATCAGGGCTATCAAGGGGAGAACTTTGCGCGTGTGATTGAACAATTGTGTGGTGCGAAAGTCGAGGTAGTCAGGCGCTCTGAAGCAGGATTCGTTGTCCTACCGAAGCGGTGGGTTGTAGAGCGAACTTTTGGTTGGCTCAATCAGAATCGCCGTTTGAGCAAGGATTATGAACTGTTACCTGAAGTGAGTGAGGCAATGATTCAGGGAGCCATGATCCGATTGATGCTGCAACGTTTGGGGGAACAGTATGAAGCTACTTCATCTTTTATTTAG